In a single window of the Methanolobus psychrophilus R15 genome:
- a CDS encoding large conductance mechanosensitive channel protein, whose amino-acid sequence MRLFDDFRDFLYEYKVIPLAIAFIMGIAATALVKSFAENIIMPIITPFIADGAWKTATFALGPIVISWGAFVGELVNFIIIAFVVFIIAKKVLKEEKVTKK is encoded by the coding sequence ATGAGACTTTTTGACGACTTTAGAGATTTTCTCTATGAGTATAAGGTAATCCCGCTAGCAATTGCTTTTATTATGGGTATTGCGGCGACTGCTCTTGTGAAATCCTTTGCAGAGAATATAATTATGCCGATCATCACTCCGTTCATAGCTGACGGCGCATGGAAAACAGCAACTTTTGCACTTGGCCCTATTGTGATCAGCTGGGGTGCATTTGTAGGAGAATTGGTCAATTTCATTATAATTGCATTTGTTGTATTCATCATTGCAAAAAAAGTCTTAAAAGAAGAGAAAGTAACCAAAAAATAA
- a CDS encoding phosphoenolpyruvate synthase has protein sequence MNGTGITETKVFKYADKEKITSGVPQLDEILHSFRLGDNVVWEVEELEDYRYFAGRLIRQAIRSGYKCVYVRFAPHDPILEAIEGLEVVKIDPGNGFDYFSSQVHRMIEYYGEKTYYVFDNLSSLMVEWATDELVTNFFKATCPYLFELETIGYFCLTRGKHSHSTVAGIRETTQVLIDYYHINDRAYIHPLKVYDRYSHSMFLPHLITDEGWEPIFDSGKAAIISSVDRRKVLRAGSRGTAPWDTVYTKLRLHYEMGMLGAIPGPEITALKQELSRMLIGEHPRFSHLADTYLTLEDLLSIRDRMIGSGRIGGKAVGMLLSRSIVLSSENKNAFSEVIEPHDSFYIGSDVFFTFMINNDLFRLKVRLSDSSSMTKEEFEEVEKRFLDGKFPEEITEQFRDLMDYFGQAPIIVRSSSLQEDSYGNAFAGKYRSEFCANQGGPEERLEAFMHAVKLVYASALNPDALAYRRTRGLHYQDEQMAILVQRVSGTPYKQYFFPALAGVAFSRNLFRWTKRIDPGKGLIRLVFGLGTRAVDRVGRDYPRMIAVSHPALRPEAGTKVIKYSQWDVDALDLEERKLITIPFSDLAKDCNYPALRMFVSVMNDGYLTDPYTNAIDCSQEMVLTFNNLIKNTKFVDIMGQVLRTVEEVYEQPVDIEFTASADQKGNVRVNIVQCRPMTTPGGSEHITVPDNIKEDNVLFKSNMLINEGKVENIEYIVYIDPQAYEMADMDTKRSIGRVVGRINEKIGGMGASFILMGPGRWGSSNIELGVNATYSEIDRTSLLVEIAREKAGHTPEVSYGTHFFQDIVEEEIIYMPVYPDTKKSGFNEAFFKNSGNMLTDMLPDQEQFKEVVKVINVHEASGGGHAVVIANLYEQDAICYLEKQAGTRTWKLDKLKGQWH, from the coding sequence GTGAATGGAACAGGCATAACAGAAACTAAAGTCTTCAAGTATGCAGATAAGGAGAAAATCACCAGCGGAGTTCCCCAGTTAGACGAGATACTCCATTCCTTCCGCCTGGGAGATAATGTGGTATGGGAAGTAGAGGAACTTGAAGACTACAGATATTTTGCCGGCAGGCTCATCCGCCAGGCTATCAGGTCCGGCTATAAGTGTGTTTACGTACGATTCGCACCTCATGATCCCATCCTTGAGGCAATAGAAGGACTCGAGGTAGTAAAAATAGACCCTGGTAACGGCTTTGACTATTTCAGCAGCCAGGTCCACAGGATGATAGAATACTACGGCGAGAAGACATACTACGTATTCGATAATCTTTCCTCGCTTATGGTCGAATGGGCCACTGATGAACTGGTAACTAATTTCTTTAAGGCTACATGTCCCTACCTGTTTGAGCTTGAAACAATAGGATATTTCTGCCTCACCAGGGGAAAACATAGCCATTCGACAGTCGCCGGCATCAGGGAAACCACGCAGGTGCTTATTGACTATTACCATATCAATGACAGGGCATATATACATCCCCTGAAGGTCTACGACCGTTATTCACATAGCATGTTCCTGCCTCACCTGATAACAGATGAGGGATGGGAACCTATATTCGATAGTGGAAAGGCTGCCATTATATCCTCAGTAGACCGCAGGAAAGTGCTCCGCGCAGGCAGCCGCGGCACAGCTCCCTGGGATACAGTGTACACAAAACTAAGGCTCCATTATGAGATGGGAATGCTGGGTGCCATCCCGGGACCAGAGATAACCGCGCTCAAGCAGGAGCTTTCAAGGATGCTCATCGGTGAACATCCCCGCTTCAGCCATCTTGCAGACACCTACCTGACATTAGAGGACCTGCTCAGTATAAGGGACAGGATGATAGGCTCCGGACGCATCGGAGGGAAAGCTGTTGGAATGCTGCTCTCACGCAGCATAGTCCTGAGCAGCGAGAATAAAAACGCATTCTCAGAGGTAATTGAACCGCATGATTCATTTTACATTGGTTCGGACGTCTTTTTCACTTTCATGATCAACAACGACCTGTTTCGTCTCAAGGTCAGGCTCTCTGACAGCTCCAGCATGACAAAGGAAGAATTCGAGGAGGTCGAGAAAAGATTCCTTGATGGCAAATTCCCGGAAGAGATAACGGAACAGTTCAGGGACCTGATGGATTATTTCGGACAGGCACCCATCATAGTCAGATCAAGCAGTCTGCAGGAAGACAGTTATGGGAATGCTTTCGCAGGTAAATACAGGAGCGAGTTCTGTGCCAACCAGGGAGGGCCGGAAGAGCGTCTTGAAGCGTTCATGCATGCTGTCAAGCTTGTTTATGCCAGCGCTCTTAACCCGGATGCTCTTGCTTATAGAAGGACCAGGGGACTTCACTACCAAGATGAGCAGATGGCAATACTGGTGCAGCGTGTGTCCGGTACGCCTTACAAACAGTACTTCTTCCCTGCACTTGCAGGTGTTGCATTCTCAAGGAATCTCTTCCGATGGACAAAGCGCATAGACCCTGGAAAAGGATTGATAAGGCTTGTCTTTGGACTGGGGACAAGAGCTGTTGACCGTGTCGGACGGGACTATCCCCGGATGATCGCTGTCAGCCACCCGGCGCTCCGCCCGGAAGCTGGCACAAAAGTGATCAAATACTCTCAATGGGATGTGGATGCCCTGGACCTTGAAGAGAGAAAGCTCATAACCATACCTTTCAGCGACCTTGCAAAAGATTGCAATTATCCGGCTCTCAGAATGTTTGTCTCAGTCATGAATGACGGATATCTTACAGATCCTTACACCAACGCAATAGACTGCTCACAGGAAATGGTGCTCACATTCAACAACCTGATAAAGAACACCAAATTCGTTGATATCATGGGGCAGGTACTCAGAACAGTGGAAGAAGTCTACGAACAGCCGGTTGACATAGAGTTCACAGCATCCGCCGACCAAAAAGGAAATGTGAGAGTCAATATAGTCCAGTGCAGGCCCATGACAACACCCGGGGGCAGTGAGCATATCACTGTGCCGGACAACATAAAGGAAGATAATGTACTGTTCAAGTCCAACATGCTCATAAATGAAGGAAAAGTGGAAAATATAGAGTACATTGTGTACATAGATCCACAGGCATATGAAATGGCAGACATGGATACTAAAAGATCTATCGGGAGAGTTGTCGGCCGCATCAATGAGAAGATAGGTGGTATGGGAGCCTCATTCATACTTATGGGACCTGGCAGATGGGGGAGCAGCAACATCGAACTGGGTGTCAATGCGACGTATAGTGAAATAGACCGTACTTCCCTGCTCGTGGAAATCGCGCGTGAAAAAGCAGGCCACACCCCGGAGGTTTCCTATGGAACCCATTTCTTCCAGGATATCGTGGAGGAAGAGATCATCTATATGCCCGTATATCCCGACACGAAAAAATCGGGCTTTAACGAGGCTTTCTTCAAAAATTCAGGAAACATGCTCACAGACATGCTGCCGGACCAGGAGCAATTCAAGGAAGTGGTCAAAGTAATCAATGTCCATGAAGCATCAGGCGGAGGTCATGCGGTAGTGATAGCGAATCTCTATGAGCAGGATGCTATCTGTTACCTTGAGAAACAGGCAGGCACCAGGACATGGAAACTTGACAAGCTGAAAGGCCAGTGGCACTAA
- a CDS encoding reduced coenzyme F420 NADP oxidoreductase: protein MKIAIIGGTGSIGKGFALRWGQEHQVIVGSREQEKARTKAAEYNAILKEYGYKADIAGDVNAKAASEADVVLLAIRYGQIASTIEQIKPGLAGKIVISVVVPMEKDRCIIVPDGVPLEISTNSREDYKADYFCYVTPPAGSAAQEIAPLLPEGTELVSAFHNVPAAKLANLDIELNYDVGVCGNSMHSKNIVFGLVKAIPGMRPLDIGPIETSSMVESITPLLVNVAIRNHMKDVGIKFVD from the coding sequence ATGAAGATTGCAATAATTGGCGGTACAGGCAGTATCGGTAAAGGTTTTGCCCTCCGGTGGGGGCAGGAACATCAGGTCATAGTCGGTTCAAGAGAACAGGAAAAGGCCCGGACCAAAGCTGCCGAATATAATGCTATACTGAAAGAATATGGCTATAAGGCAGACATAGCAGGTGATGTAAATGCAAAGGCAGCCTCAGAAGCCGATGTAGTGCTCCTTGCTATAAGATATGGTCAGATAGCTTCTACAATCGAGCAGATAAAACCCGGACTTGCCGGTAAGATTGTCATATCCGTGGTAGTGCCAATGGAAAAAGATCGCTGTATCATTGTTCCGGATGGAGTTCCCTTAGAGATATCGACAAATTCCCGGGAAGACTACAAAGCAGACTATTTCTGTTATGTCACTCCTCCTGCAGGAAGCGCTGCACAGGAAATAGCTCCTCTGCTTCCGGAAGGAACCGAGCTGGTCTCTGCATTCCATAATGTCCCTGCGGCCAAGCTTGCCAACCTTGACATCGAACTAAATTACGACGTCGGCGTATGCGGGAATAGCATGCATTCGAAAAACATCGTCTTTGGTCTTGTTAAAGCTATTCCCGGAATGCGGCCTCTGGATATTGGCCCCATTGAAACCTCTTCCATGGTGGAATCAATCACACCGCTGCTTGTCAATGTGGCTATACGCAACCACATGAAAGATGTTGGTATCAAATTCGTAGATTAA
- a CDS encoding glutamate dehydrogenase (NAD/NADP), producing the protein MSTENPFENSRKQLAKCATILGLDESVHEMLRHPMRELRVTLPVRMDDGTIKVFEGFRIQYNDARGPTKGGIRFHPEENIDTVRALAAWMTWKCAVVDIPLGGGKGGVICNPKEMSDGELERLSRKYIASIAQIIGPRKDVPAPDVYTNPKIMAWMVDEFSKISSFNQPGVVTGKPLTMGGSLGRGDATARGGLYTIREAAKVLGIELKDARIAVQGYGNAGYFAAKLAKEMFGCKIVAVSDSRGGVMNMDGIDPEAANQHKVKTGSVAGLPNTTPVSNEAILELAVDILIPAALENVITEKNAHKVNAKIVAELANGPTTPAADEILFQRGIHVIPDFLCNAGGVTVSYFEMVQNFYMYYWSEIRVHTRLDRKMTEAYKAVYAASQKYNIDMRTAAYVVAIERVVVAMKDRGWI; encoded by the coding sequence ATGTCCACAGAAAACCCATTTGAAAATTCAAGAAAACAGTTAGCAAAATGTGCTACTATTCTTGGGCTGGATGAAAGCGTACATGAAATGCTCAGGCACCCGATGCGCGAACTGCGTGTCACTCTTCCCGTTCGCATGGATGACGGCACAATCAAAGTGTTTGAAGGTTTCAGGATACAGTATAACGATGCCAGAGGTCCCACAAAGGGTGGTATCAGATTCCATCCTGAAGAGAACATCGACACAGTAAGGGCACTTGCTGCATGGATGACCTGGAAATGCGCAGTAGTAGACATTCCACTGGGTGGCGGTAAAGGAGGAGTTATCTGTAACCCCAAGGAAATGTCCGATGGCGAACTTGAGCGCCTCAGCCGCAAGTATATAGCCAGCATTGCCCAGATAATTGGTCCGAGAAAAGACGTCCCTGCACCTGATGTGTATACCAATCCGAAGATCATGGCATGGATGGTTGATGAGTTCTCAAAGATTTCCTCATTCAACCAGCCCGGGGTTGTCACAGGTAAGCCATTGACAATGGGCGGTTCACTTGGAAGGGGAGACGCAACTGCAAGAGGAGGTCTCTACACAATCCGTGAGGCAGCCAAAGTGCTCGGTATCGAGCTTAAGGATGCCAGGATAGCTGTTCAGGGATACGGTAATGCCGGATACTTCGCAGCAAAACTCGCAAAGGAAATGTTCGGCTGCAAGATCGTAGCTGTAAGCGACAGCAGAGGCGGTGTCATGAACATGGACGGTATTGACCCTGAGGCTGCAAACCAGCACAAGGTAAAGACCGGGTCAGTTGCAGGACTGCCAAACACAACGCCTGTCAGCAATGAGGCTATCCTTGAGCTTGCTGTGGACATACTTATACCTGCAGCTCTTGAGAACGTGATAACAGAGAAGAACGCTCACAAGGTCAATGCCAAGATCGTTGCAGAACTCGCAAACGGCCCGACAACACCCGCAGCAGATGAGATACTCTTCCAGAGAGGTATTCACGTTATTCCTGACTTCCTCTGTAATGCAGGTGGAGTAACCGTATCATACTTCGAGATGGTCCAGAACTTCTACATGTACTACTGGAGTGAGATCCGGGTCCACACCCGTCTGGACAGGAAGATGACCGAGGCATACAAGGCAGTCTATGCGGCATCACAGAAATACAACATCGACATGAGAACAGCTGCTTATGTAGTTGCTATCGAGCGTGTTGTAGTTGCAATGAAAGACCGTGGATGGATCTGA
- a CDS encoding hydrogenobyrinic acid a,c-diamide synthase (glutamine-hydrolysing) / cobyrinate a,c-diamide synthase: MQQTSPTDKNPEASELPAPTFKEIPRILLSAGSSSSGKTTITIGLLAALTEAGYNVQPFKVGLDYIDPSYYSEITGRRARNMDGFLMKGESVRDVFIHGCEVDGEADLAVIEGVRGLFEGFDSFTDVGSTAQIAKILKCSVVLIINARSITRSAAALVNGFKDFDKDVHIAAVILNNIGGPRHAKKAKEAIEFYTGIPVIGVIHRNGSMKISMRHLGLVPAIEERRRADNFDERITFIRDTIKEGLDIDRLLEIAHNAQPLEKPANTAFLAKETDGERPVIGIALDEAFNFYYHDNLELLQLAGADLRYFSPIHDGKLPNVDGLYIGGGYPELFAAELEDNVSMREDILTASRSGLPIYAECGGLMYLTEKLTTGVKGKSTYHMAEMPESTHEMVGALPGHTLMGHKRVVSYNIGSLEMNTVIGKMGNSFRGHEFHHSEVTDIPKDAKFSIKLSRGTGIIDGWDGLTVNNTLGCYAHLVASSYREFAGSFVEFMENNPINSL; encoded by the coding sequence ATGCAGCAAACCTCTCCCACAGATAAGAACCCTGAAGCAAGTGAGCTTCCGGCACCAACCTTTAAGGAAATACCCCGAATACTCCTGTCGGCAGGCAGCTCCTCTTCGGGTAAGACTACGATAACCATCGGTTTGCTTGCAGCCCTTACCGAGGCCGGCTATAATGTACAGCCCTTCAAAGTGGGGCTTGATTATATCGATCCCAGTTACTATTCAGAGATAACCGGACGAAGGGCTCGTAATATGGACGGTTTCCTGATGAAAGGGGAGAGTGTCAGGGATGTGTTCATCCACGGCTGCGAGGTCGACGGAGAGGCTGACCTCGCTGTCATAGAAGGCGTGCGCGGACTTTTTGAAGGTTTTGACAGTTTTACGGATGTCGGAAGTACTGCACAGATAGCCAAGATACTCAAGTGCTCGGTGGTATTGATCATTAACGCCAGGAGCATCACCCGTTCTGCAGCAGCCCTTGTCAATGGTTTTAAGGATTTTGATAAGGATGTGCATATTGCAGCTGTCATCCTCAACAACATCGGCGGCCCGAGGCATGCCAAAAAGGCAAAAGAAGCTATAGAGTTCTACACCGGCATCCCGGTTATCGGGGTAATCCACCGCAACGGTTCCATGAAAATATCCATGAGACATCTGGGCCTGGTCCCTGCCATCGAGGAACGGCGCAGGGCTGATAATTTTGACGAGCGCATCACATTCATCAGGGATACGATAAAAGAAGGCTTGGATATTGACCGCCTGCTGGAGATTGCACACAATGCCCAGCCTCTGGAGAAACCCGCAAATACGGCCTTCTTGGCCAAAGAAACAGATGGTGAGCGTCCTGTCATTGGCATAGCCCTGGACGAGGCATTCAACTTTTATTACCATGACAATCTGGAGCTGTTACAGCTCGCGGGCGCAGACCTCCGGTATTTCAGCCCCATACATGACGGCAAACTTCCAAATGTCGATGGCCTGTACATCGGCGGTGGCTACCCTGAACTTTTCGCGGCCGAACTTGAGGATAACGTTTCCATGCGCGAGGACATACTCACCGCTTCCCGCTCTGGCCTGCCCATCTATGCAGAATGTGGCGGCCTGATGTACCTCACGGAAAAACTGACCACCGGTGTCAAGGGCAAGAGCACATACCACATGGCAGAGATGCCGGAATCCACACACGAGATGGTGGGAGCACTCCCCGGCCACACTCTCATGGGTCACAAGCGCGTGGTCAGCTACAACATCGGCTCTCTTGAAATGAATACTGTCATCGGCAAGATGGGCAACTCCTTCCGCGGCCACGAATTCCATCACTCCGAGGTCACTGATATTCCCAAGGATGCGAAGTTCTCCATCAAACTTTCCCGGGGTACCGGCATCATTGACGGCTGGGATGGGCTGACGGTGAACAATACATTAGGTTGCTATGCTCATCTGGTGGCAAGCTCATACAGGGAGTTCGCGGGGAGCTTTGTGGAATTTATGGAGAACAATCCGATTAATAGCTTATAG
- a CDS encoding GTP-binding protein HflX gives MKRAILVKRNDPRSDEHKNELQMLELKELAHSAGYTVVAEMIQTRHPDSRYQVGRGKVEELAQVVQGLNADKIIFHNPLSTMQIYNISETCRREVIDKFQLILEIFATRATTPRSKLQVELARLEYELPRARTIISILKKEERPGFMGLGGYENSYAQDVKNRINRIRNELESMERDRDSLRSLRHSKGFSLVALAGYTNAGKSTLFNSLVKEDVQVKDMMFTTLVPTTRSLDVEGRNVLLTDTVGFIEDLPHWMVDAFRSTLNEIFLADVVLLVVDSSEPVETIRRKLLASHETMWEQLQEVEIVTAFNKADMLTKEELSDRMLALEYLTPNPVAISAKKGFCLDILKAELRNHLPKWERIHISLPLSEEGMSMVSWLFQEGVVHNISYGDSIDIDLEARDAVINKARSFAKEHASFP, from the coding sequence ATGAAACGCGCTATCCTGGTAAAGAGAAATGATCCCCGTAGTGACGAGCACAAGAACGAGCTCCAGATGCTTGAGTTAAAAGAGCTTGCCCACTCAGCGGGTTACACTGTCGTTGCCGAAATGATCCAGACAAGACATCCCGACAGCAGGTACCAGGTAGGCAGGGGAAAGGTGGAGGAACTGGCCCAGGTAGTGCAAGGCCTGAATGCGGACAAGATAATTTTCCATAATCCTCTGAGCACGATGCAGATATACAATATCTCTGAGACATGTCGCCGGGAAGTTATTGATAAATTCCAGCTCATCCTTGAGATCTTCGCCACCCGCGCCACGACTCCTCGCTCCAAGCTGCAGGTGGAACTTGCAAGGTTAGAGTACGAACTTCCCAGAGCAAGGACAATTATCTCTATCCTCAAGAAGGAAGAAAGACCGGGTTTCATGGGTCTGGGAGGTTATGAGAACTCATACGCCCAGGATGTAAAGAACAGGATCAACCGCATCAGGAATGAATTGGAGAGCATGGAAAGGGACAGGGATTCCCTGCGCAGCCTGAGACATTCAAAGGGCTTCTCACTTGTAGCCCTGGCAGGTTATACCAATGCAGGCAAAAGCACGCTTTTCAACTCTCTTGTTAAGGAGGATGTCCAGGTAAAGGATATGATGTTCACCACCCTGGTGCCCACTACAAGGTCCCTTGATGTGGAAGGAAGGAACGTGTTACTGACCGATACTGTGGGTTTCATAGAGGATCTGCCTCACTGGATGGTAGATGCTTTCCGTTCAACGCTGAATGAGATCTTTCTTGCTGACGTAGTCCTGCTGGTGGTGGACTCGAGCGAGCCTGTTGAAACTATCCGCAGGAAACTCCTGGCATCACATGAAACAATGTGGGAGCAACTACAGGAAGTGGAGATTGTCACAGCTTTCAATAAAGCTGATATGCTTACAAAGGAGGAGTTGAGCGATCGCATGTTAGCACTTGAGTATCTTACGCCCAATCCGGTGGCTATCTCGGCTAAAAAAGGTTTTTGCCTGGATATCCTGAAAGCGGAGTTGCGTAATCACCTGCCCAAATGGGAAAGGATACATATCTCGCTCCCGCTCTCTGAAGAAGGGATGTCCATGGTTTCCTGGCTATTTCAGGAAGGTGTGGTTCATAACATCTCTTACGGGGATTCGATAGATATCGACCTTGAAGCCCGGGATGCTGTGATAAATAAGGCACGTTCATTTGCAAAAGAACATGCATCGTTTCCATAA
- a CDS encoding PHP-like protein, with the protein MRFDLHVHSLFSKDSNACLDDILECASKNGLDGFAICDHDSIEGGMACAKRAREIGSGQIVIPGIEVSSSKGHILVLGIKEKIESGLSPEETIKRARAQGAVVIIPHPFKMTSHGIGYVEGLDIDAVEVLNSRCLTDGPNYKARKAAEQLNIPQVGGSDAHESLMVGRSYTEIDVSQRSVEAVLNAIRQGRTRPGGCKTPPSFVVKQMFAGHMKKAKKRFVKLLKQETV; encoded by the coding sequence ATGCGATTCGATCTTCATGTACATTCGCTCTTTTCAAAGGACAGCAACGCATGCCTTGATGATATTCTGGAATGTGCCTCAAAGAATGGGCTTGATGGTTTTGCTATCTGCGACCACGATTCCATTGAAGGTGGCATGGCATGTGCTAAAAGGGCGCGTGAGATCGGCTCCGGGCAGATAGTCATTCCCGGGATCGAGGTCAGTTCTTCAAAAGGTCACATACTGGTCTTGGGCATTAAAGAAAAGATCGAATCCGGCTTAAGTCCGGAAGAGACCATTAAAAGAGCACGGGCACAGGGAGCTGTTGTGATCATACCTCATCCTTTTAAGATGACATCGCATGGTATAGGTTATGTGGAGGGGCTTGACATCGATGCAGTGGAAGTTCTCAATTCTCGTTGCCTGACAGACGGTCCCAACTATAAAGCCCGAAAAGCTGCAGAACAACTGAATATTCCACAGGTAGGCGGCAGTGATGCACATGAGTCATTGATGGTAGGCAGGTCCTATACCGAGATAGATGTTTCCCAAAGAAGCGTGGAAGCTGTCCTGAACGCCATACGCCAGGGAAGAACACGCCCCGGAGGTTGTAAAACTCCTCCGTCATTCGTTGTTAAGCAGATGTTTGCAGGTCACATGAAGAAGGCGAAAAAACGTTTCGTGAAACTTTTGAAACAGGAAACCGTTTAA
- a CDS encoding tRNA intron endonuclease, producing the protein MIGKLVKDRILAGKQAINELYNTGYYGRPKGDNLELTLVEAAYLLYKKKLDIGSQNRILGFEEFFTEASKMQQQFELKYIVYKDLRERGFYVQPSVTDFRVYPRGGHPGKTPAKSFVYVRSERIPMPLPDLLTSLNAADNVHKQMVLAIVDEESDLTYYEVRKVNIKGGMEGISVPESPVRSTLLEDRVIVWDASSSEHLHQAGFYGKLLDDERLQLSLVESAYLMERSCISIGSSENGNILDIDGFSGVASSIEPDFLRKYRAYADIRNSGLVPKTGFKFGTHFRVYSQVSLTGKMPHSEYLVHAIPWDHVFMLPVMSRAVRLANSVRKRMLYAVEDRGTIAYVDIGRIKM; encoded by the coding sequence TTGATAGGGAAACTCGTAAAGGACCGTATCCTTGCAGGCAAGCAGGCAATAAATGAACTTTATAATACAGGATATTACGGACGCCCCAAAGGTGATAATCTCGAACTGACACTTGTTGAAGCAGCGTATCTCCTTTACAAGAAGAAACTGGATATAGGATCCCAGAACAGGATACTGGGGTTTGAGGAGTTCTTCACTGAAGCATCCAAAATGCAGCAGCAGTTTGAATTGAAGTACATTGTTTACAAAGACCTCAGGGAGAGAGGTTTCTATGTCCAGCCAAGCGTTACAGATTTCAGGGTCTACCCACGAGGCGGGCACCCTGGGAAGACTCCTGCAAAGAGTTTTGTCTATGTAAGGTCAGAGCGCATACCTATGCCACTTCCTGACCTGCTCACATCCCTCAATGCTGCTGATAATGTTCATAAGCAGATGGTATTGGCAATAGTCGATGAGGAGAGCGACCTTACATACTATGAAGTGCGGAAAGTGAACATAAAGGGCGGGATGGAGGGTATTTCCGTTCCGGAGAGTCCAGTCAGGTCTACTCTGCTAGAAGATCGTGTCATTGTATGGGATGCATCTTCCTCAGAGCATTTGCACCAGGCCGGCTTTTACGGCAAGCTGCTTGATGATGAGCGTCTGCAGTTGTCCCTGGTGGAGTCCGCTTACCTGATGGAGCGCAGCTGCATCAGCATAGGGAGCAGCGAGAACGGAAATATCCTTGACATCGATGGTTTTTCAGGCGTGGCGTCTTCTATTGAGCCGGATTTCCTGCGCAAGTACAGGGCGTATGCAGATATCAGAAACAGTGGGCTTGTCCCAAAGACCGGATTCAAGTTCGGTACACATTTCAGGGTATATTCCCAGGTCAGCCTCACAGGGAAGATGCCTCACTCCGAATATCTGGTCCATGCCATTCCCTGGGACCATGTGTTCATGCTGCCTGTGATGTCCAGGGCTGTACGGCTTGCAAATAGCGTCAGGAAAAGGATGCTGTATGCTGTCGAAGACAGAGGCACCATTGCCTATGTCGATATCGGCAGGATTAAAATGTGA
- a CDS encoding triphosphoribosyl-dephospho-CoA protein, whose protein sequence is MVLKMDEIPAFTVKKGDYGPSSYVARCAQLAMCLEVSASPKPGNIDRHDDYADTRYEHFLASAVSIYPVIEEASKNIQGTGKYIKAAVSESINWQNGGNTHFGAVILLIPLAMAAGKILSEKETFTIPELTACAHSIVKETSTEDAVDFYSCFGISGVRVNPVEEFDLQKDSAVADLKEKHVSLYDLMVIAQGYDMIAHEWTSGFTRCAECAEIITNGMKGKLPGLAVDINDVIVYTFLSILSRNEDTFITTKSGTETALYVSGLARSIIERVENLHEVHKIYNSEHEFTIIKPLIIEMDRELLQRKINPGSTADIIIAGLFIALLGGVRY, encoded by the coding sequence ATGGTCCTAAAAATGGATGAGATCCCAGCCTTTACTGTCAAGAAGGGAGACTATGGTCCTTCATCATATGTTGCACGCTGCGCCCAGCTTGCAATGTGTCTGGAAGTCTCAGCATCCCCAAAGCCGGGAAATATCGACAGACATGACGATTATGCTGATACGCGCTATGAGCACTTCCTTGCCTCTGCTGTAAGCATATATCCCGTTATAGAGGAAGCGTCAAAAAATATACAGGGTACCGGCAAATATATAAAAGCTGCCGTCTCAGAGAGCATAAACTGGCAGAACGGAGGCAATACCCACTTCGGTGCCGTCATCCTGCTAATACCGCTTGCTATGGCTGCCGGAAAGATACTTTCGGAAAAGGAAACTTTCACTATCCCAGAACTGACCGCATGCGCACACAGCATAGTGAAGGAGACAAGCACTGAAGATGCTGTTGATTTCTACAGCTGCTTCGGGATTTCAGGAGTGCGTGTCAATCCGGTGGAAGAGTTCGACCTTCAGAAAGACAGTGCTGTAGCAGATCTCAAAGAAAAGCATGTCAGCCTGTATGATCTGATGGTGATTGCACAAGGCTATGACATGATAGCACACGAATGGACTTCAGGGTTTACCAGGTGCGCAGAGTGCGCAGAGATAATCACAAATGGAATGAAAGGCAAGCTTCCCGGGCTTGCTGTTGATATTAACGATGTCATTGTATACACATTCCTGAGCATCCTGTCCCGGAACGAGGACACATTCATTACCACTAAATCCGGCACCGAAACCGCACTTTACGTATCAGGCCTTGCCAGATCGATAATTGAAAGGGTTGAAAATTTGCATGAAGTACATAAGATATATAATAGTGAACATGAATTTACGATTATAAAGCCACTTATAATAGAAATGGACAGGGAACTCCTGCAAAGGAAAATCAATCCGGGATCTACTGCTGATATAATCATAGCAGGCTTATTTATAGCGTTGCTTGGAGGAGTTAGGTACTAA